Genomic window (Brachyspira sp. SAP_772):
TTAAATTTATATATTAAATTTATATAGCCTTCAACAAGCCCTTTACTTGTAGAGGCATGTACATAAGTTACAGTTCCTTCTTCTCTATCTACATCAACAACTATTCCAGCATGTGTAAGTTTTTTCGTATCTGATGTAGTTCTGTCAAACATCACTATATCGCCAATGTTTGGCATGCCGTCATTGTATATCTTTTTATATTTTGAAAGTGTTGAATATATTGTKTTTACGCCGCTTGAGTCCATTATAGCTTGTTTTTCAAATACCGCTATATTAGAACTCCAATAA
Coding sequences:
- a CDS encoding NlpC/P60 family protein, with product MHFFISILIALMFSSYSFAQNYGYDKNYQSYLDENGVEIDDKQKDKVREDIKKWANFYLQKHYKYNERVELTHPTTKEKKKFNFDCSGFVTAVYWSSNIAVFEKQAIMDSSGVXTIYSTLSKYKKIYNDGMPNIGDIVMFDRTTSDTKKLTHAGIVVDVDREEGTVTYVHASTSKGLVEGYINLIYKF